ACAGATCGCACAGCGTATTTCAGACACGTTGTCGGACTACAAAGATTTACCGGTTTTAGAGATCGGTCCGGGTATGGGCGTGCTTACCCAGCATCTGCTGACGGCGGGTCACGACCTGACAGTTGTGGAACTGGATATGGAGTCAGTCGATTACCTGGAACAGAACTTTCCGGCACTCGAAGGACGTATCCTCGCTGAAGATTTCCTCAGGTTGGACCTGGCGAAACTTTTCCCCGGCCAGTTCTGCGTGATCGGAAATTATCCTTATAATATATCCAGTCAGATATTCTTTAAAGTACTCGATTATAAAGAACATGTCCCGTGTTGTTCCGGAATGATCCAGAAAGAGGTCGCTGAACGTCTGGCAGCCGGACCGGGAAGCAAAACATATGGTATCCTGAGTGTCCTGCTGCAAGCCTGGTACACGGTGGAATATCTTTTTACTGTCAGTGAACAAGTTTTCGATCCGCCCCCAAAAGTGAAAAGCGCAGTTATCCGGATGGTCCGGAACGACCGGAAAGAACTGGGATGCGACGAAAAGCTATTCAAGACAGTGGTAAAAACGTCTTTCAATCAACGCCGCAAAACCCTACGCAATTCAATGAAGCCTTTGCTGGGCAAAGACTGCCCGGACTATGCGCTTCCTATCTTCGACAAACGCCCCGAACAGCTTTCGGTGGAACAGTTCGTCGAACTCACATTGATCGCAGACCGTCATCTGAAAAATATCTAAAAAAGAACAGGCATGGTTGAAATGACGAAAGACTATATCGAGAACCTGAAAAATATCATCGCCGACAAAGACGATGCCAAGGCTCAGGCATTGCTTCACGATCTATATCCGGCAGATATCGCCGAATTGTACCAGGAGCTGAACCTGCGGGAAGCTATCTATCTGTATTTGCTCATGGATGGCGACAAGGCTGCCGATGTCCTGATGGAACTGGATGAAGAAGATCGTCACAAGTTACTGAAAGAATTACCCAACGAGCTGATCGCCAAACGCTTCGTCGACAATATGGAAACCGACGACGCGGTAGACCTGATGCGTGAGTTGGATGAAGATACGCAGGAAGAGATTCTTTCGCATATCGAAGACGTGGAGCAGGCGGGCGATATCGTCGACCTGTTAAAGTACGACGAGGACACTGCCGGTGGTTTGATGGGTACGGAGATGATCGTGGTCAACGAGAACTGGAGTATGCCGCAGTGTATCGACGAAATGCGTAAGCAGGCGGAAGATATGGACGAAATCTATTATGTATATGTAATAGATGACGACGAACGCCTGAAAGGTGTTCTTCCCTTGCAGCGTCTGATCACCAATCCGTCTGTTTCGAAGATCAAGCATGTCATGAAGAAGGAGCCTATCTCCGTCCGCGACAGTGACAGTATCGAAGAGGTGGCTGAAACGATCGAGAAGTACGACCTTGTGGCGCTGCCGGTTGTCGACAGTATCGGACGTCTGGTCGGTCGTATCACGATCGACGACGTAATGGACGAAGTACGCGAACAGCACGAACGTGACTACCAGTTGGCTTCCGGTATCTCGCAGGACGTGGAGACTTCGGATAATGTATTTACCCAGACGGCGGCACGTCTTCCCTGGTTGCTGATCGGTATGATCGGAGGACTGGCCAACTCGGTCATTCTAGGCGGTTTCGAAGGAAATCTGGCAAGTAATCCCAAGATGGCGCTGTTCATTCCGCTGATTGGCGGGACGGGGGGTAATGTCGGAATACAATCTTCGGCTATCGTCGTACAGGGGTTGGCAAATAACTCTCTGAAACAGGATAATATTATTCCGCAGATATTAAAGGAAGGGGTCGTTTCGCTGATCAATGCCAGTATTATCAGCCTGGTTGTATTCGTATACAATTTCTTTATGCTGGGCGACAAAGGGATTACGGCTTCCGTTTCCCTCAGCTTGTTTGCAGTCGTCATGTTCGCCAGCGTTTTCGGCACGCTTGTCCCAATGACGCTCGATCGCCTGAAGATCGATCCGGCATTGGCTACAGGACCGTTTATCACAATTACCAACGATATTATCGGAATGATGATTTATATGTTCATATCTTCGGCGTTGACGTAATAGGGAAATCAATCATCAGACTATGTTAAATTAATATGTTGTAGAACATATTTCATATAGAACTGTTATCTTTGCAGTGAATAATAAAACAGCGAAGAAATATGCTAAAACAAGCATTTTACATTCTGTTCTTCTATTTTACCGGAGAATTTATCAGTTCTTTCATTGATGGCTTTATCCCGGGGAGCGTCATCGGTATGATATTGTTATTCCTGGCATTGGTATTCAAATTGGTCAAGCCAGCGAATGTAAAGAAACTATCGACGATCCTGACTGAGAACATGGGGTTGTTCTTCCTTCCTGCCGGTGTCGGACTTATGAGTTCTCTCGGCATTATCTCACAATATTGGGCAGTAATCGTTACGGCATCCGTGGTCAGCACCATCCTGGTCATCGCCAGCGTCGCCCTTATCCAACAAAAACTCGGCAAGGAGGGCGAAAGCAATGAATAGTCTGGCACACTCCGAAGTATTTGCACTTACTCTAGTGATCGGTACTTACCTGGCAGCACTTGCATTATATAAAAAGACGCGTATCAGCCTGCTGAACCCGTTGCTGACTTCCATATTCGTTATCATTCTCGTTTTAAAGACAATGGGGATAGAGTACGAATCTTTCCAAAAAGGAAGCCATCTGATCCATTTCATGCTGGGTCCTTCGGTCGTAGCATTGGGATTTGTCCTCTATGACCAGATACAATATCTGAAAGGGAATGTGATTTCCATCCTTACTTCCGTATTTGTCGGAGCCATTATAGGCATCGTCAGCGTTATCGTGATCGGCGACCTGATGGGAGCCGACCAGGCATTGATCGCCTCGCTTCAACCGAAATCGGTAACAACTCCTATCGCCATGGGGATTGCGGAAAAAGCCGGCGGAATACCTTCGCTGACTGCTGTGATTGTCGTAGCCGTAGGTATATTCGGCAGTATTGTCGGACCGTTTGTCATGAAAGTACTCGGCATAGAAAGCCGGATTGCCAAGGGATTAGCCCTCGGAGCCTCTTCACATGGACTGGGCACTTCCGTTGCCATTCAGATCGGAGCTATCGAAGGCGCTTTGAGCGGATTAGCGATCGGACTGATGGGAATCATGACCGCTATTCTGGTTCCGGTAATCAGTTTTATCATTTCCCTGTTTTAGATCAATTCTTTCTCCTAGGGCTGCTGTAAATCATATCAGACTGATTTGCAACCCATTTCTAAAGAAAAAAGATAGGCATGTATTGGTTCTTTAAGAGGAAAACACTACTTTTGTACCCAAAAATGACCGGAGACAATTCAAAAAAACATTATAAATAAAAATATTCGTATGATTAATTCACAAGACATTAAAAAAGGAACTTGTATTCGTTTGGATGGCAAACTGTATTTCTGTGTTGACTTCCTTCACGTAAAACCGGGAAAAGGAAACACAATTATGCGTACTACATTAAAAGACGTAGTAAAAGGAGGCCAGATCGAACGTCGCTTCAATATCGGTGAAAAACTGGAAGATGTACGCGTAGAACGTCGTCCTTATCAATATACTTATGCAGAAGGCGAACACTACCACTTTATGAATCAGGAAACATTCGAAGATGTTATTATCGACAAAGAACTGATCAACGGCGTCGATTATATGATCGAAGGACAGATCGTTGAAGTTGTTTCCGATGCATCTACTGAAACTGTTCTTTTCGCCGATATGCCTACAAAAGTTCAGTTAAAGATCACTTATACTGAACCGGGTGTAAAAGGCGATACAGCTACTAACACATTGAAACCGGCCACAGTTGAATCAGGAGCAGAAGTTCGTGTTCCGTTGTTTATCAACGAAGGCGAAATCATCGAAATCAACACGACAGACGGTTCTTATGTAGGACGTATCCGCGAATGATACTATTACTGTAAGGGTGGTTCGCGAACCGCCCTTACCAAAACACATACAACTATGAAAATAAAAGAATGGGCAGAAGAAGACCGCCCGCGTGAAAAAATGTTACTCAAAGGCGTTGCCTCTCTCAGTGAAGCCGAACTCCTGGCTATCCTGATCGGTTCGGGCAATAGTAATGAAACAGCCGTACAACTTTCACAACGTATCCTCAACACTGTAGACAACAATCTGAATGCATTGGCAAAGCTGACTATCCAGGAGCTTATTTCCGGCTTCAAAGGTATCGGTGAAGCGAAAGCCATTACGATTTGTGCCGCCCTCGAAATAGGCAAACGCCGTAATCTGGCCGACCCGATCCTCCGCCAGTCCATCCGGAGCAGCCACGACGCTTACTCCCTGTTCCACCCCTTGCTCTGTGACCTGCCTCACGAAGAGCTGTGGATTGCCCTGACCAACCGTGCAGGAAAAGTTCTGAGCAAAGTCCGGATCAGCCAGGGAGGAACCGGAGAGACCTCTGCCGACCTGCGTATCATCCTGAAAACAGCCATCAACGCACTGGCAGCAGGTATTATTCTCTGCCACAATCATCCTTCGGGAAATACCCGTCCGAGTTCACAGGACGACTCCCTCACCAAACGTCTGTATAAAGCTGCCGAATTGCTGGAAATTAATCTACTCGACCACATAATCCTCTCCGACGGGAGCTACTTCAGTTATGCAGACGAAGGACAACTTTAAAGAATTGAAAATTGAGAATTGAGAATTGAAAATTAAAGGGATAGGTGGGTAAACTATATACTAGGGTTAAATGTTTATCAGATAATTATCAATTTTCAATTTTCAATTCTCAATTATTTATTAAGTTTGCATTCAAATTAAAAGAAGATGAACAACGAATTCCTCCAAACAGAAGAAGCGATTGTCGCCATGCTGAAAACAGTATACGATCCGGAAATACCGGTCAACGTATTCGATCTCGGCCTGATATATAAAGTAGACGTAGACGACGAAAAGAACGTCCGTATAGATATGACCCTGACTGCCCCGAATTGTCCGGCAGCCGACTTCATCCTGGAAGATGTACGCATGAAAGTGGAATCGGTAGACGGTGTGAACAACGTGGAAGTCAACCTCGTATTCGAACCGGAGTGGGATAAAGACATGATGTCGGAAGAGGCAAAACTGGAACTCGGTTTCTTATGAATTCATCCCGGAAGAAAATATTTTTTGCATCGGACGCTCACCTGGGCGCCCGATTTCATAAAGACCCGCTGGCCATTGAGAAAAAGCTGGTGCGTTGGCTCGACAGCATCAAAGACGAGGCAACGGCAATCTATTTTCTGGGGGATATGTTCGACTACTGGTACGAATACAAATATGTCGTACCTAAAGGATTCATCCGTTTTCTCGGTAAACTGGCAGAACTGTCGGACAGCGGGGTAGAAATTCATATTTTCATCGGTAACCACGATATCTGGATGTTCGATTACCTGCCGAATGAGATCGGTGCAATTATTCATCGCGACGTATTGATTACCGATTTGCTGGGTAAACGTTTCTTCCTCGGTCACGGTGACGAAGTGGATTACCGCAGCAAGGCTTTCCGTTTTATCCGTGCCCTTTTCCGCAATAAATTCTGCCAATGGCTGTATGCCGGCATCCATCCCCGCTGGACTTTCGGCTTTGCATTAGGCTGGTCGCTGAGCAGCCGCAAAAAAGGATTGGAAAAGCACAAGACAAGTGAGGCAGCCGATTATCAGGGAGAAGACTGCGAATATATGGTTCTCTTTGCCAAAGAATATCTGAAAACACATCCTGATATCAACTTCTTTATTTTCGGCCATCGCCATATCATGCTCGACCTGATGCTCTCCCGCACTTCCCGCCTGCTGATAGCCGGTGACTGGATGAGACTGTTCTCGTACATTGTATGGGATGGAGAAAGCCTGTTCCTTGAACAGTTCGAAGTGGAATAAATGTTTCATACGATCATAAAAAAACTGCTCCAACCGGTGTCGGAGCAGTCTAAACACTAATCCTGTGTTTTGTAAGCTGTGAGGATTAGTACTTCAATTATTCACGGCTGCAATTTACACAGTTTTCTTCAGATATTCCTCAATCGGGAGCAATTTATTTATTTCCTTTGAGTGAAGACACATAAAAATCCCGTACCAGCAAGCCTATAACGCATAAATAAAAAAGAGTTACCGGAACACCCAGATAACGGATCAGAGGCTCATTCAACGAGGTACAGAGTGCATATGAAAAGAAAGAGATCAGAGGTACTCCCAAAGCATTATAGAACTTAGAAGGGAAATACATGATATAAACAATAGCCAGCAGGTCACCGGCATACATATACCGCTCGTGCATTCCCGGCAATAAGAAAGGAAAGATCACCGCTGAGAGAAGAGCCAGGCGAACCAAATAATCATCCGTTAACTCCGTCTTGTATTTTTTAGCCAGCAATCCGCCCGTCAAAAGAGCAAATAAGAATGTAAAGAGGATACCACCCCATTTTACCGAATCATAATAATCGTTACTGATCCACATATACAAATTCGGGAATTGTAACGACAATTCCTCATAGTGACCGGACTGAGCAACGAAAACAGACAACAGTTCAGTCAACGGACGACCTGCACAATACGCAGGCAATAATGAAATCAGATAAACAGCAGGCACCAGCAGAAAATAGTACCATTTGATCCTGTTTCTCAGTAACAGTACAAAATAAAACGGGAAAAGCAGGACAGCCTGCAGCTTAAAGGAAAATGAAATCCCTAAAAACAGGATAGAAAGAAAAGAACGTTTCTTTAACGCAAAATAAATACTGCCGATCAGGAATGAGACATATATCGAATCGCATTGCCCCCAATAAGAACTATTGATCAGTACAGTCGGCAATAGCGGAACGACCGCCAAAGCACACCATCTCACCCAGTTTTCCCTATATTTCTGACAGGCAATCCCACCTATAAACCAGGCTGCGACATATTCAAAACAAATCGACAACAACTTGATCGGAATAAGCGGCTCCCCTCCCAGTTTGGCAATTCCCAGCAAGAAATATAAATAAG
This is a stretch of genomic DNA from Parabacteroides chongii. It encodes these proteins:
- a CDS encoding LrgB family protein translates to MNSLAHSEVFALTLVIGTYLAALALYKKTRISLLNPLLTSIFVIILVLKTMGIEYESFQKGSHLIHFMLGPSVVALGFVLYDQIQYLKGNVISILTSVFVGAIIGIVSVIVIGDLMGADQALIASLQPKSVTTPIAMGIAEKAGGIPSLTAVIVVAVGIFGSIVGPFVMKVLGIESRIAKGLALGASSHGLGTSVAIQIGAIEGALSGLAIGLMGIMTAILVPVISFIISLF
- the efp gene encoding elongation factor P, whose product is MINSQDIKKGTCIRLDGKLYFCVDFLHVKPGKGNTIMRTTLKDVVKGGQIERRFNIGEKLEDVRVERRPYQYTYAEGEHYHFMNQETFEDVIIDKELINGVDYMIEGQIVEVVSDASTETVLFADMPTKVQLKITYTEPGVKGDTATNTLKPATVESGAEVRVPLFINEGEIIEINTTDGSYVGRIRE
- a CDS encoding SUF system Fe-S cluster assembly protein, with amino-acid sequence MNNEFLQTEEAIVAMLKTVYDPEIPVNVFDLGLIYKVDVDDEKNVRIDMTLTAPNCPAADFILEDVRMKVESVDGVNNVEVNLVFEPEWDKDMMSEEAKLELGFL
- the radC gene encoding RadC family protein yields the protein MKIKEWAEEDRPREKMLLKGVASLSEAELLAILIGSGNSNETAVQLSQRILNTVDNNLNALAKLTIQELISGFKGIGEAKAITICAALEIGKRRNLADPILRQSIRSSHDAYSLFHPLLCDLPHEELWIALTNRAGKVLSKVRISQGGTGETSADLRIILKTAINALAAGIILCHNHPSGNTRPSSQDDSLTKRLYKAAELLEINLLDHIILSDGSYFSYADEGQL
- a CDS encoding UDP-2,3-diacylglucosamine diphosphatase, with the protein product MNSSRKKIFFASDAHLGARFHKDPLAIEKKLVRWLDSIKDEATAIYFLGDMFDYWYEYKYVVPKGFIRFLGKLAELSDSGVEIHIFIGNHDIWMFDYLPNEIGAIIHRDVLITDLLGKRFFLGHGDEVDYRSKAFRFIRALFRNKFCQWLYAGIHPRWTFGFALGWSLSSRKKGLEKHKTSEAADYQGEDCEYMVLFAKEYLKTHPDINFFIFGHRHIMLDLMLSRTSRLLIAGDWMRLFSYIVWDGESLFLEQFEVE
- a CDS encoding CidA/LrgA family protein, coding for MLKQAFYILFFYFTGEFISSFIDGFIPGSVIGMILLFLALVFKLVKPANVKKLSTILTENMGLFFLPAGVGLMSSLGIISQYWAVIVTASVVSTILVIASVALIQQKLGKEGESNE
- the mgtE gene encoding magnesium transporter, whose product is MTKDYIENLKNIIADKDDAKAQALLHDLYPADIAELYQELNLREAIYLYLLMDGDKAADVLMELDEEDRHKLLKELPNELIAKRFVDNMETDDAVDLMRELDEDTQEEILSHIEDVEQAGDIVDLLKYDEDTAGGLMGTEMIVVNENWSMPQCIDEMRKQAEDMDEIYYVYVIDDDERLKGVLPLQRLITNPSVSKIKHVMKKEPISVRDSDSIEEVAETIEKYDLVALPVVDSIGRLVGRITIDDVMDEVREQHERDYQLASGISQDVETSDNVFTQTAARLPWLLIGMIGGLANSVILGGFEGNLASNPKMALFIPLIGGTGGNVGIQSSAIVVQGLANNSLKQDNIIPQILKEGVVSLINASIISLVVFVYNFFMLGDKGITASVSLSLFAVVMFASVFGTLVPMTLDRLKIDPALATGPFITITNDIIGMMIYMFISSALT
- the rsmA gene encoding 16S rRNA (adenine(1518)-N(6)/adenine(1519)-N(6))-dimethyltransferase RsmA yields the protein MRLVKPKKALGQHFLKDLQIAQRISDTLSDYKDLPVLEIGPGMGVLTQHLLTAGHDLTVVELDMESVDYLEQNFPALEGRILAEDFLRLDLAKLFPGQFCVIGNYPYNISSQIFFKVLDYKEHVPCCSGMIQKEVAERLAAGPGSKTYGILSVLLQAWYTVEYLFTVSEQVFDPPPKVKSAVIRMVRNDRKELGCDEKLFKTVVKTSFNQRRKTLRNSMKPLLGKDCPDYALPIFDKRPEQLSVEQFVELTLIADRHLKNI